A window from Drosophila nasuta strain 15112-1781.00 chromosome 3, ASM2355853v1, whole genome shotgun sequence encodes these proteins:
- the LOC132789466 gene encoding filamin-C isoform X1, with product MDVKDIKGAKVTHAGLLKHNTDGSTETQKITHAGLVARSPEGTAAKGMNIRGNEDLWVEIQANTFRNWVNEHLRETGMQVHDWATDFCDGTCLCALVESLQTRPLKPSWNRRPANQHHYLENATTALKSIEADHIKLVNIGNVDIVNGNVKLILGLIWSLIVRYQIGRSKFPPRKLMLAWLQAALPDCKITNLTTDWNSGVNLAALLDYCQPGLFPHWRSLDPSQSVRNCTNTMNLAQREFGVPKVLEPEYLASPWLDELSGMTYLSYFMKPGGPGYNATMRWVNTQVKDPVKNFTTDWNDGRVFCEIIKGLGGSAPAPDKLSTDPFHYENNIRKAVDAGAKLGVQPILTAKDMATPEVEHLGIMAYAAHLQWVTPRPPLSDLVNVYLESTSGRVGEPTHFRIDVLSRDISLSSVRCHVVPPSGHPGQPVRLNPHGEGVYVPERYGMHEIVVEIGEDTLGGHFFRVLPRLMQVAPPGMAPCALGSLVEVLVNATGAPKTEDILVTAVSPTGISHNCPLKKIDEGHSAIFKPDEAGIWEIAITYQGRHIQGGPFTCAVFDSSGVSVHGLDGAMPLRAHTFEVDARGVGVNGELHVDIVHDKHSLVCSVEKIVENKYRVTFMPRQNGKYRVYIYFNGYDVKGSPFIMRVGTKGRSGKTRNSPLHESKHRSESPSMHFISTTNSRHNDYRNESLSRRQLHSHNTAERTSSYSPQYSPKLDTTDYHTSSSRYYKRESEENHASPTPPLPPTSSGSPTVKYLNSADLYTETAGARRDSKTSNSSSTKNDYYYDKENELYSQRRMSTKPKLAAPREEREQINSNSNYSSTSSYQRHQQLTSSLSPIPSPTLNTRSSEMHSHSPLTIKTSNQYESSTRNITNSPRHASASPVQRYSPNSAYITTATHRIGSPVTNTLNKNGYESRTVEKSSTYKSTSNYVTDSNVRASPSLYGTTERMRRIGSPEPRIDHSSNVRVSSMKPASARRDSWDVINKTKHMLSHNSLESLANMTETQLSTELNYARPDLDNETQRNTQYNKFALHKQQQQQHQSDYRRDSPDDGERYKPSAITVKSHSNNTYTDRSGGYTKTVKESSEHVVTESNGHSPQTGAGYGYSSLSRFRPIDNNATGARAIRVQDIPNGSIGRPVEFEIDGSKAGSGNLEILVNGGRVTSSVRSLGGQRFIASFTPHEHGTHTVQITFNGETVPGSPWHAEIMSSPGLTALGESTRLVPANTPAVFEILPPPGQSLSKGECVATVLTPNKSKLNARVTHEAANGAARIEFVPTEVGTHIIDASINGTKIAGGPLIAKVYDASLIQVTEVNGGVVGQPCQFRVDASAAGEGQLEISINEGEVPNHVQVVGGGRCLVSFTPEQAKSHLIDIKFNGETVRGCPFVCAVADTSRVLLNLTNLELIPVNRPSSFHITVSGGGAAELAVSVRGPHGELPVRVTGDIHAGFTAEFTPTSVGGHSINVEYNGFAVQGTPFLAKSYDASKVVVGSVSRGTMGRPVQFTVDAGDAGEGNLEITIAAKGQNIPTQVHPQGSARFSVSFVPTESCEHTINVSFNKMPVPGCPITVSISGGVAGPQVSLGGPGPVHQTNSFVINHNGGRLEDIEVNVEGPAGQSVPAQVHQSAEGVFKAEFVPRVVGEHRVNVTVNGLPTAGSPYAAKVYDVSAIKVKNVSSGTVGKPVTFLVETSQAGPGNLEVTVNGGRVPTSAQAQGQHTYAISFTPREAESHTVELRFNSQDVPGSPFTCRVAAAARIQSPETMDKVSVGRLFEFVVESDTKPTVEVLGPARRSVPVKIDALGTTLGYNVKFEPMEVGDHSVEVRLPGGGHVEGSPFLLKAYSAEKVIVTDIRPGVVNKSVSFGINASQAGAGNLEIIVAVNGKNVPNFVQSEGNARFKVNFKPTEAAAHSLSVRFNGHPVPGSPFSCHIAAAAASALGAPRAQAIGECLKQAAVKMDNTFELEGFDGIEPQIFVTSPAGDNEHCQLSQHDGGSYSASFRPSTVGRHLISVLASDQHINGSPFSCNVFDVSRVSISGLEQQYGPATLGVPVTFSVDAAGAGEGTLELVVSTDSSTVKAEVVACARGLYDVTFVPQSTEPHYVNITFNEVAVDGSPFRVDIQQHTQHIQIGSLAAIDFPADDQIVEILAPDQKPVPYTINRQTAEFRTHMTGNYTLRFIDRETRQHIGTRTLCAFDPMLVKITEVGEALCHRPASIGVSLNEAGQGELAALVRCGATEVPHTIRGPNKSGVYEIVYQPTRVAPHKISIMFNDVPISLKPLEINVLPASAGKEISVSGLGLYQARVGKTTSFAIDTVKRPAREFDVVVSGPGGQALPVRCYQTKNGHLQAEFSINKPGQCVIEVLHQSKPLPGSPFTCEAFDSSKVSVQGVTKEPLALHSSNTFTVRTDNAGTAELEAFAISPTNQSLPVLITEQSEGIYNVEFVPSQPGNYKLTLMYGGETIPSSPLTFNASASGVRNDARAAGHGLEVCHRNKEASFVVYCPIAPNVQIERVDEFGERIEPKIKALGNNEWRISYVILSVGNYEIRASCPNRGSLPGSPWRVSCVESTKVTPVGGWGTLVDHDGRLILPARIIFDVENAGPGKLVCSIDGLEIPVEKLPDGKMCLNITGENLAAGEHDLDLTWSSLTITQCPRSAFVTGQQAADKVVLMGRGLAAAQAGEAAHFTIDASNAPAGRPEVILVTQDNTALPVSLAQPRPSENIWLGSYTPQKSMTGTLTLSVKWNGRLVKGCPLTVAVGSSMDASKVIASGEGLRHGIVGKDIKSWIDTRRAGPGELTAHCAGSRKVAYCELYDHGDATFTLNIKPQEPGRHLLTIKYGGQNVPGSPFALKVAGAPDASKVRVYGPGIEHGVLATFQSRFICDTRGAGAGQLTVRVRGPKGAFRVEMQRESQKDRTILCKYDPTEPGDYRVEVKWAGEFVPGSPFPVMIFDTEEELRRYLQGI from the exons ATGGACGTCAAAGATATCAAGGGCGCCAAGGTGACGCACGCGGGTCTGCTCAAGCACAACACCGATGGCAGCACCGAGACCCAAAAGATCACACATGCCGGATTGGTGGCACGCAGTCCCGAGGGCACCGCCGCCAAGGGCATGAACATACGCGGCAACGAAGATCTGTGGGTGGAGATCCAGGCGAACACATTTCGCAATTGGGTCAACGAGCATCTGCGCGAAACGGGCATGCAG GTGCACGATTGGGCGACGGACTTTTGCGATGGCACCTGCCTCTGTGCGCTTGTCGAGAGCCTGCAGACACGCCCCCTGAAGCCATCATGGAATCGCCGACCGGCGAATCAGCATCATTATCTCGAGAATGCAACGACAGCACTCAAATCCATTGAGGCGGATCACATCAAACTGGTGAACATTGGCAACGTCGATATTGTAAATGGCAATGTTAAGCTGATTCTGGGACTCATCTGGTCGCTGATTGTCCGCTATCAGATTGGACGCAGCAAATTCCCGCCGCGCAAGCTCATGCTTGCCTGGCTGCAGGCGGCGTTGCCAGACTGCAAGATCACCAATCTGACAACCGATTGGAATAGCGGCGTCAATCTGGCAGCACTGCTCGACTACTGTCAACCGGGATTATTTCCGCACTGGCGTAGTCTGGATCCTAGTCAGAGTGTGCGCAACTGCACCAATACCATGAATCTGGCGCAGCGCGAGTTCGGTGTGCCCAAGGTGCTGGAGCCGGAGTATCTGGCATCGCCTTGGCTGGATGAGTTGTCGGGCATGACGTATTTGTCGTACTTCATGAAGCCCGGCGGACCTGGTTACAACGCCACCATGCGTTGGGTCAACACACAGGTCAAGGATCCCGTGAAAAACTTTACG ACCGATTGGAACGATGGACGCGTCTTTTGCGAGATTATTAAAGGACTGGGCGGATCAGCGCCTGCCCCAGACAAGCTGAGCACGGATCCCTTCCACTACGAGAACAACATACGCAAGGCAGTCGATGCTGGCGCCAAGCTCGGTGTGCAGCCCATTTTAACGGCGAAGGATATGGCGACACCGGAAGTGGAGCATCTGGGCATCATGGCATATGCGGCGCATCTGCAGTGGGTGACGCCACGACCGCCGCTCTCCGACCTGGTCAACGTGTACTTGGAGAGCACATCCGGCCGAGTGGGCGAACCG ACGCATTTCCGCATCGATGTGTTGTCGCGGGACATCAGCCTGAGCTCTGTGCGCTGTCACGTGGTGCCGCCTAGCGGACATCCCGGCCAGCCGGTGCGCCTCAATCCCCATGGCGAGGGTGTCTATGTGCCGGAACGCTATGGCATGCACGAAATTGTTGTGGAAATTGGCGAGGACACTCTGGGTGGACACTTTTTCCGTGTGCTACCGCGACTTATGCAAGTGGCACCGCCGGGCATGGCGCCCTGTGCTCTGGGCAGCCTCGTCGAGGTGCTGGTGAATGCCACAGGTGCACCCAAAACGGAGGATATTCTGGTCACGGCAGTCTCGCCCACGGGCATCTCGCACAATTGCCCGCTGAAAAAGATCGACGAGGGACACAGTGCCATATTTAAGCCGGACGAGGCGGGCATCTGGGAGATAGCCATTACGTATCAGGGACGACATATTCAAGGTGGTCCCTTTACCTGTGCCGTCTTCGATTCCTCGGGAGTTTCAGTGCATGGCCTCGATGGCGCCATGCCACTGCGTGCCCATACCTTTGAGGTGGATGCACGCGGCGTGGGCGTCAACGGAGAATTGCATGTGGATATTGTGCATGACAAGCACTCGCTTGTCTGTTCCGTTGAGAAGATCGTGGAGAACAAGTATCGGGTGACGTTTATGCCCCGACAGAATGGCAAATATCGCGTCTACATCTACTTCAATGGCTACGATGTCAAGGGATCGCCATTTAT CATGCGCGTGGGCACCAAGGGACGTTCGGGCAAGACACGCAACAGCCCGTTGCATGAGAGCAAACATCGTTCCGAGAGTCCCTCCATGCACTTTATATCCACGACGAACTCACGCCACAACGATTATCGCAACGAGTCACTGTCCCGTCGTCAGCTGCACAGTCACAACACGGCAGAGCGGACGAGTAGCTATTCACCGCAGTATTCACCCAAGCTGGACACAACCGATTACCACACGTCCAGCTCCAGGTACTACAAGCGGGAGAGCGAG GAGAACCACGCGTCCCCCACACCACCGCTGCCTCCCACATCGAGTGGCTCGCCCACTGTGAAGTATTTGAACTCTGCCGATCTGTACACGGAAACAGCGGGTGCCCGCCGCGATTCGAAGACCTCGAACAGCAGCTCGACCAAGAACGATTACTACTACGACAAGGAGAATGAGCTCTACAGCCAGCGGCGTATGAGCACCAAGCCCAAGCTAGCGGCGCCACGTGAGGAACGAGAGCAAatcaacagtaacagcaactacagcagcaccagcagctaTCAACGCCACCAGCAGCTGACCAGCTCGCTGAGTCCAATACCTAGTCCCACACTGAAT aCGCGCTCGAGTGAAATGCATTCGCACAGTCCGTTGACTATCAAGACGTCCAATCAGTATGAGAGCTCCACTCGCAACATTACCAACAGTCCAAGACACGCCTCCGCCTCGCCGGTGCAGCGTTACTCTCCGAATAGTGCCTACATTACCACAGCCACGCATCGCATTGGTAGCCCGGTGACCAACACCCTCAATAAG AATGGCTACGAATCGCGCACTGTGGAAAAGTCATCGACGTACAAATCCACCTCGAACTATGTCACGGACTCGAATGTGCGAGCCAGTCCCTCGCTGTATGGCACCACGGAGCGCATGCGTCGCATTGGCTCGCCGGAGCCACGCATTGATCACTCATCCAATGTGCGTGTGTCGTCGATGAAACCGGCGTCGGCCCGACGCGATAGCTGGGATGTCATCAATAAGACAAAGCATATGCTCTCGCACAATTCGCTGGAATCGTTGGCGAACATGACCGAGACGCAGCTGAGCACCGAACTTAACTATGCACGCCCCGATTTGGACAACGAGACACAGCGCAACACACAGTACAACAAGTTCGCCTtgcacaagcaacaacagcagcagcatcagtcGGACTATCGACGCGATTCACCCGACGACGGAGAGCGCTACAA ACCCAGTGCCATCACAGTCAAGTCACACTCGAACAACACTTATACGGACAGGTCTGGCGGCTACACTAAGACCGTCAAGGAGTCCAGCGAGCATGTGGTCACCGAAAGCAACGGACACAGTCCACAGACTGGCGCCGGCTATGGCTACAGCTCGCTTTCGCGTTTTCGACCCATAGACAATAATGCGACCGGTGCTAGAGCCATTCGGGTGCAGGATATTCCCAATGGTTCCATTGGACGACCCGTTGAATTTGAAATCGATGGCTCCAAGGCTGGCTCGGGCAATCTGGAAATACTTGTGAATGGCGGACGTGTCACTTCCTCGGTTCGTTCCCTGGGCGGACAACGTTTCATTGCCAGCTTTACGCCACATGAACATGGAACCCACACCGTTCAGATCACCTTCAATGGCGAAACGGTACCAG GTTCACCGTGGCACGCTGAGATCATGTCGTCACCCGGCCTAACCGCTCTGGGCGAATCCACACGCCTTGTGCCCGCCAATACGCCGGCGGTTTTTGAGATACTGCCGCCTCCTGGACAAAGCCTTAGCAAAGGCGAGTGCGTGGCAACGGTTCTGACCCCAAACAAGTCAAAGCTGAATGCCAGAGTCACCCATGAGGCGGCAAATGGTGCTGCACGCATTGAGTTCGTCCCCACCGAGGTGGGCACGCACATCATTGACGCGTCCATCAATGGCACTAAGATCGCTGGCGGCCCTTTGATAGCAAAGGTCTACGATGCCAGCCTGATCCAAGTGACCGAAGTGAACGGCGGCGTGGTGGGTCAACCATGCCAGTTTCGTGTGGACGCCAGTGCGGCTGGTGAGGGACAGCTGGAGATATCCATAAATGAGGGCGAGGTGCCCAATCACGTTCAGGTCGTTGGCGGCGGTCGTTGTCTCGTCTCGTTCACCCCCGAACAGGCCAAGTCCCATTTGATTGACATCAAATTCAATGGCGAAACGGTGCGCGGCTGCCCCTTCGTCTGTGCCGTGGCGGACACCTCGCGTGTCCTCCTCAATCTGACCAATCTGGAGCTCATACCCGTTAATCGGCCCTCCTCGTTTCACATCACCGTCAGCGGCGGTGGCGCTGCCGAGCTAGCGGTCAGCGTACGCGGTCCGCACGGTGAGCTGCCGGTTCGCGTGACGGGCGATATACACGCCGGATTCACTGCCGAGTTCACGCCCACCAGCGTGGGTGGGCATTCGATCAACGTGGAGTACAATGGCTTTGCGGTGCAGGGCACTCCGTTCCTGGCCAAGTCATATGATGCCAGCAAGGTGGTCGTTGGTAGCGTCTCGCGTGGCACCATGGGACGTCCGGTGCAGTTCACCGTGGATGCGGGTGATGCCGGCGAGGGTAATCTCGAGATAACCATTGCGGCTAAGGGTCAGAATATACCCACGCAGGTGCATCCCCAGGGCAGTGCAAG ATTCTCCGTGTCGTTTGTGCCAACGGAGTCGTGTGAGCACACCATCAATGTGTCGTTCAACAAGATGCCCGTGCCCGGCTGCCCCATAACGGTCAGCATAAGTGGCGGCGTCGCCGGGCCGCAGGTGTCGCTCGGCGGCCCTGGACCCGTGCATCAGACCAATTCTTTTGTTATCAATCACAATGGCGGCCGTTTGGAAGACATTGAGGTCAACGTCGAAG GTCCAGCTGGGCAATCAGTCCCCGCACAGGTTCATCAGTCTGCCGAGGGCGTCTTCAAGGCCGAGTTCGTGCCCCGCGTCGTCGGCGAGCATCGCGTCAATGTGACCGTCAATGGTTTGCCAACAGCCGGCAGTCCCTACGCCGCCAAG GTATATGATGTGAGCGCTATCAAGGTGAAGAACGTGAGCAGCGGCACTGTTGGTAAGCCCGTGACCTTCCTCGTGGAAACATCGCAAGCAGGACCCGGTAATCTGGAGGTAACAGTCAATGGCGGACGTGTGCCGACTTCAGCCCAAGCACAGGGTCAACACACCTATGCGATTAGCTTCACGCCACGTGAAGCCGAGAGTCACACCGTGGAGCTGCGTTTCAATAGCCAGGATGTGCCTGGTTCGCCGTTCACATGCcgtgtggcagctgcagcgcGCATACAATCGCCAGAGACCATGGATAAGGTGAGCGTGGGTCGACTCTTTGAGTTTGTGGTTGAGTCGGACACGAAGCCAACGGTGGAGGTGCTTGGCCCGGCCAGACGCAGTGTGCCGGTGAAGATCGATGCACTCGGCACTACGCTGGGCTACAATGTCAAGTTCGAGCCCATGGAGGTGGGCGATCATTCTGTCGAGGTGCGTCTACCCGGCGGTGGCCATGTCGAAGGCAGTCCTTTCCTGCTGAAGGCCTACTCCGCCGAGAAAGTGATTGTGACGGACATACGGCCAGGTGTGGTCAACAAGAGCGTCAGTTTTGGCATCAATGCGTCGCAAGCAGGCGCCGGCAATCTGGAGATAATCGTAGCCGTCAACGGCAAGAATGTGCCCAACTTTGTGCAGTCCGAGGGCAATGCTCGCTTCAAGGTGAACTTCAAACCCACCGAGGCAGCTGCCCACTCGCTGTCCGTGCGTTTCAACGGCCACCCGGTGCCTGGATCACCGTTTAGTTGTCacattgctgctgccgccgccagcGCCTTGGGTGCACCACGTGCTCAGGCCATTGGTGAGTGCCTCAAGCAGGCAGCGGTCAAGATGGATAACACCTTCGAGCTGGAGGGCTTCGATGGCATCGAACCACAGATATTCGTCACCTCGCCAGCCGGTGACAATGAGCATTGTCAGCTGAGCCAGCATGACGGCGGCAGCTACAGCGCCTCTTTCCGCCCGAGCACTGTGGGTCGTCATCTGATCAGCGTGCTGGCCAGCGATCAGCACATCAATGGCTCGCCTTTTAGCTGCAATGTATTTGACGTATCACGCGTCAGCATCAGCGGCCTAGAACAGCAATATGGCCCGGCTACGCTAGGTGTTCCCGTTACCTTCAGCGTGGATGCAGCTGGTGCAGGCGAAGGCACACTGGAGCTAGTGGTGTCCACCGACAGCAGCACCGTCAAGGCCGAGGTGGTGGCCTGTGCACGTGGCCTCTACGATGTGACCTTTGTGCCACAGAGCACAGAGCCGCACTATGTCAACATTACCTTCAATGAGGTGGCTGTGGATGGCAGTCCCTTCCGCGTGGACATTCAGCAGCACACACAGCACATTCAGATCGGCAGCCTGGCAGCCATTGACTTCCCGGCCGATGATCAGATCGTTGAGATTCTGGCACCCGATCAGAAACCGGTGCCGTATACAATCAACCGACAGACTGCAGAGTTCCGTACTCACATGACCGGGAATTATACGCTGCGCTTCATTGATCGCGAGACACGTCAGCACATTGGCACACGCACACTTTGCGCTTTTGATCCCATGCTGGTAAAGATCACCGAAGTGGGTGAGGCTCTCTGTCATCGTCCGGCCAGCATTGGCGTCTCGCTAAACGAGGCGGGACAAGGCGAGTTGGCGGCTCTGGTGCGTTGTGGCGCCACCGAAGTGCCTCACACTATACGTGGACCCAACAAGTCGGGTGTCTACGAGATTGTTTATCAACCAACACGCGTAGCGCCCCATAAAATCAGCATAATGTTCAACGATGTGCCCATCTCGCTGAAGCCACTCGAGATCAATGTGCTGCCCGCAAGTGCTGGCAAGGAGATCAGCGTCAGCGGCTTGGGACTGTATCAGGCTCGAGTGGGCAAGACCACGTCCTTTGCCATTGACACTGTCAAACGACCAGCACGTGAGTTCGATGTAGTCGTCTCCGGTCCAGGCGGACAGGCGTTGCCCGTGCGGTGTTACCAAACCAAAAACGGTCATCTGCAGGCGGAGTTCAGCATCAACAAGCCAGGACAGTGTGTCATCG AGGTGCTTCATCAATCCAAGCCACTGCCTGGCAGCCCCTTTACCTGCGAGGCCTTCGACAGCAGCAAGGTGAGCGTGCAGGGCGTTACCAAGGAGCCGCTCGCCTTGCACAGCTCCAACACTTTCACCGTGCGCACCGACAATGCCGGCACCGCCGAGCTGGAGGCCTTTGCCATCTCGCCCACCAACCAGAGTCTCCCCGTGCTCATCACCGAACAGTCCGAGGGCATTTACAACGTGGAGTTTGTGCCCTCACAGCCCGGCAACTATAAACTCACGCTCATGTATGGCGGCGAGACCATTCCCAGCTCACCGCTCACCTTCAACGCCTCAGCCAGCGGTGTTCGCAACGATGCCCGTGCTGCGGGACATGGCCTCGAGGTATGCCATCGCAACAAGGAGGCTTCCTTCGTTGTCTATTGCCCCATTGCACCCAATGTGCAGATCGAGCGCGTCGATGAGTTTGGCGAACGCATCGAACCCAAGATCAAGGCGCTGGGCAACAACGAGTGGCGCATCTCCTACGTCATTCTCTCTGTGGGCAACTATGAAATACGCGCCAGCTGCCCCAATCGTGGCAGCCTGCCGGGTTCACCTTGGCGCGTCAGCTGCGTGGAGTCCACCAAGGTCACTCCTGTCGGTGGTTGGGGCACGCTGGTGGATCACGATGGACGTTTGATACTGCCAGCACGCATTATCTTCGATGTGGAAAATGCTGGACCTGGCAAGCTGGTTTGCAGCATCGATGGCCTCGAAATACCCGTCGAGAAGCTACCCGATGGCAAGATGTGTCTCAATATTACAGGCGAGAATCTCGCAGCTGGCGAACATGATTTGGACTTGACCTGGAGCAGCTTGACAATCACGCAGTGTCCGCGAAGTGCCTTTGTCACCGGCCAACAAGCTGCTGACAAAGTGGTGCTAATGGGTCGCGGATTGGCTGCGGCTCAAGCTGGCGAGGCGGCACACTTTACCATCGATGCCTCCAATGCGCCTGCCGGCCGACCAGAGGTCATACTGGTCACCCAGGACAACACGGCGCTGCCCGTAAGTTTGGCACAGCCGCGACCCAGCGAGAACATTTGGCTCGGCTCTTATACGCCGCAGAAATCGATGACGGGCACTCTGACGCTCTCCGTGAAATGGAATGGACGTCTAGTCAAGGGTTGTCCGCTGACTGTGGCTGTTGGCTCCTCAATGGATGCCTCGAAGGTGATTGCCTCCGGCGAGGGATTGCGCCACGGCATTGTGGGCAAAGACATCAAATCCTGGATAGACACACGTCGTGCCGGACCTGGCGAGCTGACAGCACACTGTGCCGGCTCTCGCAAGGTGGCCTATTGCGAGCTGTATGATCACGGCGATGCCACGTTCACGCTGAACATAAAACCACAGGAACCGGGACGGCATCTGCTGACCATCAAATATGGTGGACAGAATGTGCCCGGCTCGCCGTTTGCCCTTAAAGTGGCGGGTGCACCCGACGCCAGCAAG GTGCGCGTTTATGGACCTGGTATCGAGCACGGTGTGCTGGCCACCTTCCAGTCGCGCTTTATCTGCGACACACGCGGCGCTGGCGCTGGACAGTTAACGGTGCGAGTGCGTGGCCCCAAAGGCGCCTTCCGCGTCGAGATGCAGCGCGAGAGTCAAAAGGATCGCACCATTCTGTGCAAG TACGATCCCACGGAGCCTGGTGATTATCGTGTCGAAGTGAAGTGGGCTGGCGAATTTGTGCCCGGTTCGCCCTTCCCGGTTATGATCTTTGACACAGAGGAGGAGTTACGAAGGTACTTGCAGGGAATATGA